Proteins encoded within one genomic window of Thunnus maccoyii chromosome 22, fThuMac1.1, whole genome shotgun sequence:
- the LOC121889287 gene encoding immunoglobulin kappa light chain-like isoform X1, which yields MTSPNFVFYLTCLFLGEMAQVTNLKLSSSVNQESGFLSVNVGEKLSLQCFYEVDVSSYLYWYKQTLGQKPRLISTFYVNEINGTFYDEFKNNPRFTLDTENGKNHLTISELRLSDSATYYCASSISYKFEFAEGTVVSVKGSGLNIQALVHQSASESIQPGDSVTLNCTVHTGTCDDGEHSVYWFKNSQESHPGIIYTHGGSNDQCERNNNTQTHTCVYNLTMKSLDLSHAGTYYCAVASCGQILFGNGTKLDVGYSPVLVYFLSGALAFTTILSVLLAFSMYKMRRNSFQSTESQATFSASSTANGESYKEADNLHYAALSVNLPNRPRRARNNTKNECVYSSVKQ from the exons ATGACATCTccaaactttgttttctatctGACATGTCTGTTCTTGGGGGAAATGG CACAGGTGACCAATCTGAAATTGTCCTCATCTGTGAACCAAGAGAGTGGTTTTCTATCAGTTAATGTTGGGGAAAAGCTGTctttacaatgtttctatgAAGTTGATGTTTCATCATATCTGTACTGGTACAAGCAAACTCTGGGACAGAAACCAAGGCTCATCTCCACCTTCTATGTGAATGAGATAAATGGTACTTTTTATGATGAATTCAAGAACAATCCTCGCTTCACACTGGATACTGAAAACGGTAAAAATCACTTGACGATTTCAGAGTTACGTCTTTCAGACTCAGCTACTTACTACTGTGCAAGTAGTATATCATACAAATTTGAATTTGCAGAAGGAACTGTTGTCAGTGTAAAGGGTTCAGGTTTGAACATCCAAGCTTTGGTCCATCAGTCGGCATCTGAGAGCATCCAGCCAGGAGACTCTGTGACTCtgaactgtacagtacacactgggacctgtgatgatggagaacacagtgtttactggttcaaAAACTCTCAAGAATCTCATCCAGGAATCATTTACACTCATGGAGGCAGcaatgatcagtgtgagaggaacaacaacacacaaacacacacctgtgtctaCAACTTGACAATGAAGAGTCTGGATCTTTCTCATGCTGGGACCTACTACTGTGCTGTCGCCTCATGTGGACAGATACTGTTTGGAAACGGGACCAAGCTGGACGTTGGCT ACTCTCCTGTCTTGGTGTATTTCTTGAGTGGAGCTTTGGCGTTCACCACCATCCTCAGTGTTTTACTGGCTTTCTCAATGTACAAGATGAGGAGAAACAGCTTCCAATCTACAG AGTCTCAAGCAACGTTTTCAGCTTCCTCCACAGCAAATGGCGAG AGTTACAAAGAAGCAGACAACCTGCATTATGCTGCTTTAAGTGTGAACCTGCCCAACAGACCAAGAAGAGCGAGGAACAACACCaagaatgaatgtgtgtactcCAGTGTAAAGCAGTAG
- the LOC121889287 gene encoding immunoglobulin kappa light chain-like isoform X2: MTSPNFVFYLTCLFLGEMAQVTNLKLSSSVNQESGFLSVNVGEKLSLQCFYEVDVSSYLYWYKQTLGQKPRLISTFYVNEINGTFYDEFKNNPRFTLDTENGKNHLTISELRLSDSATYYCASSISYKFEFAEGTVVSVKGSGLNIQALVHQSASESIQPGDSVTLNCTVHTGTCDDGEHSVYWFKNSQESHPGIIYTHGGSNDQCERNNNTQTHTCVYNLTMKSLDLSHAGTYYCAVASCGQILFGNGTKLDVGCRLSCLGVFLEWSFGVHHHPQCFTGFLNVQDEEKQLPIYRVSSNVFSFLHSKWRELQRSRQPALCCFKCEPAQQTKKSEEQHQE, from the exons ATGACATCTccaaactttgttttctatctGACATGTCTGTTCTTGGGGGAAATGG CACAGGTGACCAATCTGAAATTGTCCTCATCTGTGAACCAAGAGAGTGGTTTTCTATCAGTTAATGTTGGGGAAAAGCTGTctttacaatgtttctatgAAGTTGATGTTTCATCATATCTGTACTGGTACAAGCAAACTCTGGGACAGAAACCAAGGCTCATCTCCACCTTCTATGTGAATGAGATAAATGGTACTTTTTATGATGAATTCAAGAACAATCCTCGCTTCACACTGGATACTGAAAACGGTAAAAATCACTTGACGATTTCAGAGTTACGTCTTTCAGACTCAGCTACTTACTACTGTGCAAGTAGTATATCATACAAATTTGAATTTGCAGAAGGAACTGTTGTCAGTGTAAAGGGTTCAGGTTTGAACATCCAAGCTTTGGTCCATCAGTCGGCATCTGAGAGCATCCAGCCAGGAGACTCTGTGACTCtgaactgtacagtacacactgggacctgtgatgatggagaacacagtgtttactggttcaaAAACTCTCAAGAATCTCATCCAGGAATCATTTACACTCATGGAGGCAGcaatgatcagtgtgagaggaacaacaacacacaaacacacacctgtgtctaCAACTTGACAATGAAGAGTCTGGATCTTTCTCATGCTGGGACCTACTACTGTGCTGTCGCCTCATGTGGACAGATACTGTTTGGAAACGGGACCAAGCTGGACGTTGGCT GTAGACTCTCCTGTCTTGGTGTATTTCTTGAGTGGAGCTTTGGCGTTCACCACCATCCTCAGTGTTTTACTGGCTTTCTCAATGTACAAGATGAGGAGAAACAGCTTCCAATCTACAG AGTCTCAAGCAACGTTTTCAGCTTCCTCCACAGCAAATGGCGAG AGTTACAAAGAAGCAGACAACCTGCATTATGCTGCTTTAAGTGTGAACCTGCCCAACAGACCAAGAAGAGCGAGGAACAACACCaagaatga
- the LOC121889362 gene encoding immunoglobulin kappa light chain-like, which translates to MTSPNFVFYLTCLFLGEMAQVTNLKLSSSVNQESGFLSVNVGEKLSLQCFYEVDVSSYLYWYKQTLGQKPRLISTFYVNEINGTFYDEFKNNPRFTLDTENGKNHLTISELRLSDSATYYCASSISYKFEFAEGTVVSVKGSGLNIQALVHQSASESIQPGDSVTLNCTVHTGTCNDGEHSVYWFKNSQESHPGIIYTHGGSNDQCERNNNTQTHTCVYNLTMKSLDLSHAGTYYCAVASCGQILFGNGIKLDLCNISLCLSANEVDSAVLVYFLSGALAFTTILSILLAFSVCMMNMINSFQSAESQERISASSTVNAKGYKDADNLYYAVLSVNLTNRRRRQNQTWSECVYYSVK; encoded by the exons ATGACATCTccaaactttgttttctatctGACATGTCTGTTCTTGGGGGAAATGG CACAGGTGACCAATCTGAAATTGTCCTCATCTGTGAACCAAGAGAGTGGTTTTCTATCAGTTAATGTTGGGGAAAAGCTGTctttacaatgtttctatgAAGTTGATGTTTCATCATATCTGTACTGGTACAAGCAAACTCTGGGACAGAAACCAAGGCTCATCTCCACCTTCTATGTGAATGAGATAAATGGTACTTTTTATGATGAATTCAAGAACAATCCTCGCTTCACACTGGATACTGAAAACGGTAAAAATCACTTGACGATTTCAGAGTTACGTCTTTCAGACTCAGCTACTTACTACTGTGCAAGTAGTATATCATACAAATTTGAATTTGCAGAAGGAACTGTTGTCAGTGTAAAGGGTTCAGGTTTGAACATCCAAGCTTTGGTCCATCAGTCGGCATCTGAGAGCATCCAGCCAGGAGACTCTGTGACTCtgaactgtacagtacacactgggACCTGTAATGATGGAgaacacagtgtttactggttcaaAAACTCTCAAGAATCTCATCCAGGAATCATTTACACTCATGGAGGCAGcaatgatcagtgtgagaggaacaacaacacacaaacacacacctgtgtctaCAACTTGACAATGAAGAGTCTGGATCTTTCTCATGCTGGGACCTACTACTGTGCTGTCGCCTCATGTGGACAGATACTGTTTGGAAACGGGATCAAGCTGGAC ctGTGTAAtatctctttatgtctctctgcAAATGAGGTAGACTCTGCTGTCTTGGTGTATTTCTTGAGTGGAGCTTTGGCGTTCACCACCATCCTCAGTATTTTACTGGCTTTCTCAGTGTGTATGATGAACATGATCAACAGCTTCCAATCTGCAG AGTCTCAAGAAAGAATTTCAGCTTCCTCCACAGTCAATGCAAAG GGTTACAAAGACGCAGACAACCTGTATTATGCTGTTTTAAGTGTGAACCTGACCAACAGACGAAGAAGACAGAACCAAACCTGGAGTGAATGTGTGTACTACAGCGTAAAGTAG